The following are encoded together in the Adhaeribacter arboris genome:
- a CDS encoding ClpP family protease — protein sequence MYNKDEFRKFAVKGQGLSGLGVDQYLSHVENTTNLHRIESMTRSVIEERPTNFREIDVFSRLIMDRIIFLGTQVDDFIANIITAQLLFLESSDSKKDILLYINSPGGSVYAGLGIYDTMQYVKPDVATICTGLAASMGAVLLCGGAKNKRSALPHARVMIHQPMGGTQGQASDIEITAREILKLKKELYEIIASHSGKSYQEVHDNSDRDYWMRADEAKEYGLIDEVLIRPTV from the coding sequence ATGTACAATAAAGATGAATTTAGAAAATTTGCCGTGAAAGGCCAAGGTTTAAGCGGTTTAGGCGTAGATCAGTATTTAAGCCACGTTGAGAATACTACTAATCTGCACCGCATCGAAAGCATGACTCGCTCGGTAATTGAAGAACGTCCAACTAACTTCCGGGAGATTGATGTATTCTCGCGTTTAATTATGGATCGTATTATATTCCTGGGTACGCAGGTAGATGATTTTATTGCCAATATTATCACCGCGCAACTGCTCTTCCTGGAATCTTCCGACTCGAAGAAAGATATTTTATTATATATTAATAGTCCGGGTGGCTCCGTGTACGCTGGCTTAGGTATTTACGACACCATGCAGTACGTAAAACCGGATGTAGCTACTATCTGTACGGGTTTAGCCGCTTCGATGGGTGCGGTGTTATTGTGCGGGGGTGCCAAAAACAAGCGTTCTGCTTTACCGCATGCCCGCGTTATGATTCACCAACCAATGGGAGGTACCCAAGGCCAGGCTTCCGATATCGAAATTACCGCCCGGGAGATTCTGAAACTGAAAAAAGAATTGTACGAAATTATTGCTTCGCACAGCGGTAAAAGCTACCAGGAAGTACACGATAACTCTGACCGAGACTATTGGATGCGCGCCGACGAAGCCAAAGAATACGGCTTAATCGACGAAGTTTTAATTCG